The following proteins come from a genomic window of Achromobacter deleyi:
- a CDS encoding NADP-dependent isocitrate dehydrogenase — MSLTPKIIYTLTDEAPALATRSLLPIVQTFAKSAGITVETRDISLAGRIIALFPDYLDDSQKLGDALAELGALAVQPEANIIKLPNISASMPQLKAAIKELQEQGYKLPDYPDAPANDTERDVKARYDKVKGSAVNPVLREGNSDRRAPLSVKNYARKHPHKMGAWTADSKSHVSHMDSGDFYGTEKSALIADAGDVKIELTAADGSKTVLKEKTPVKAGEIIDAAVLSTAKLKTFLQAQIDDARAQGVLFSVHLKATMMKVSDPVIFGHVVSVFYKDVLAKHAAALKQAGFDPNNGIGDLYAKIQSLPADQQAAITADIDAAYKTLPQLAMVNSDKGITNLHVPSDVIVDASMPAMIRDSGKMWNAEGKLQDTKAVIPDRCYAGVYQAVIDDCKQHGAFNPVTMGSVPNVGLMAQAAEEYGSHNKTFVIPAAGTVRVTDAAGKVLLEQAVEAGDLWRMCQTKDAAIQDWVKLAVTRARVSQTPAVFWLDEKRAHDAQVIAKVKQYLNDHDTNGLDLRILAPVEATKFSLKRIREGLDTISVTGNVLRDYLTDLFPIMELGTSAKMLSIVPLVAGGGLFETGAGGSAPKHVQQFLEEGFLRWDSLGEFMALAASLDHLGRAYDNARALVLGKTLDLATAKFLDENKSPDRKVGGLDNRGSHFYLATYWAQALAEQTDDRALAALFAPAAAAFVQGEAKILEELKAAQGKPVDIGGYYQPNEDKASRAMRPSATLNQVLANIG; from the coding sequence ATGTCTCTTACTCCGAAGATTATCTATACCCTCACCGACGAAGCTCCGGCGCTTGCAACCCGTTCCCTGCTGCCGATCGTCCAGACCTTCGCGAAGTCCGCTGGCATCACGGTCGAGACCCGCGACATCTCCCTGGCGGGCCGCATCATCGCCCTGTTCCCCGACTACCTGGATGACAGCCAGAAGCTGGGCGACGCCCTGGCCGAACTGGGCGCCCTGGCGGTCCAGCCCGAAGCCAACATCATCAAGCTGCCGAACATCAGCGCCTCGATGCCGCAGCTGAAGGCCGCGATCAAGGAACTGCAGGAACAAGGCTACAAGCTGCCCGACTACCCGGACGCCCCGGCCAACGACACCGAGCGCGACGTCAAGGCGCGCTACGACAAGGTCAAGGGCAGCGCCGTCAACCCCGTGCTGCGCGAAGGCAACTCCGACCGCCGCGCCCCGCTGTCGGTCAAGAACTACGCCCGCAAGCACCCGCACAAGATGGGCGCCTGGACGGCTGACTCCAAGTCGCACGTCTCGCACATGGATAGCGGCGACTTCTACGGCACCGAGAAGTCGGCCCTGATCGCCGACGCCGGCGACGTCAAGATCGAACTGACGGCCGCCGACGGCAGCAAGACCGTGCTGAAGGAAAAGACCCCGGTCAAGGCCGGCGAGATCATCGACGCCGCCGTGCTGTCGACCGCCAAGCTCAAGACCTTCCTGCAGGCCCAGATCGACGACGCCCGCGCCCAGGGCGTGCTGTTCTCGGTGCACCTGAAGGCCACAATGATGAAGGTCTCCGACCCCGTCATCTTCGGCCACGTGGTGTCCGTGTTCTACAAGGACGTGCTGGCCAAGCACGCCGCCGCGCTCAAGCAGGCCGGCTTCGATCCCAACAACGGCATCGGCGACCTGTACGCCAAGATCCAGTCGCTGCCCGCCGACCAGCAGGCCGCGATCACCGCCGACATCGACGCCGCCTACAAGACGCTGCCGCAGCTGGCCATGGTGAACTCCGACAAGGGCATCACCAACCTGCACGTGCCCAGCGACGTCATCGTCGACGCCTCCATGCCCGCCATGATCCGCGACTCGGGCAAGATGTGGAACGCCGAAGGCAAGCTGCAGGACACGAAGGCCGTCATCCCCGACCGCTGCTACGCCGGCGTCTACCAGGCCGTCATCGACGACTGCAAGCAGCACGGCGCCTTCAATCCGGTCACGATGGGCAGCGTGCCCAACGTCGGCCTGATGGCCCAGGCCGCCGAGGAATACGGCTCGCACAACAAGACCTTCGTCATCCCTGCCGCCGGCACCGTGCGCGTCACCGACGCCGCCGGCAAGGTGCTGCTGGAGCAGGCCGTCGAGGCCGGCGACCTCTGGCGCATGTGCCAGACCAAGGACGCCGCGATCCAGGATTGGGTCAAGCTGGCCGTCACCCGCGCCCGCGTCAGCCAGACGCCGGCCGTGTTCTGGCTGGACGAAAAGCGCGCCCACGACGCCCAGGTCATCGCCAAGGTCAAGCAGTACCTGAACGACCACGACACCAACGGCCTGGATCTGCGCATCCTGGCTCCGGTCGAGGCCACCAAGTTCTCGCTCAAGCGCATCCGCGAAGGCCTGGACACCATCTCGGTGACCGGCAACGTGCTGCGTGACTACCTGACCGACCTGTTCCCCATCATGGAACTGGGCACCAGCGCCAAGATGCTGTCGATCGTGCCGCTGGTCGCCGGTGGCGGCCTGTTCGAGACCGGCGCCGGCGGTTCGGCGCCCAAGCACGTGCAGCAGTTCCTGGAAGAAGGCTTCCTGCGCTGGGATTCGCTGGGCGAATTCATGGCCCTGGCCGCTTCGCTGGATCACCTCGGCCGCGCCTACGACAACGCCCGCGCCCTGGTGCTGGGCAAGACGCTGGACCTGGCCACCGCCAAGTTCCTGGACGAAAACAAGTCGCCCGACCGCAAGGTCGGCGGCCTGGACAACCGCGGCAGCCACTTCTACCTGGCGACGTACTGGGCCCAGGCCTTGGCCGAGCAGACCGACGACCGCGCGCTCGCCGCGCTGTTCGCCCCGGCCGCGGCCGCCTTCGTCCAAGGCGAAGCCAAGATCCTGGAAGAGCTGAAGGCCGCCCAGGGCAAGCCGGTCGACATCGGCGGCTACTACCAGCCGAACGAAGACAAGGCCAGCCGCGCCATGCGCCCCAGCGCCACGCTGAACCAGGTGCTGGCCAACATCGGCTAA
- a CDS encoding winged helix-turn-helix domain-containing protein, which yields MRFGNLLFDPKFRYASRSDGKTIQFTPVETAALALLTEHVGQILPRQRLLDATQRGEAEALERSVDLLINRLRGKLGDSARAPRFIATSYGEGYSWIAAPEAGPGGDVYVAIGPAAGPEALRAEPRVRAFLTDLAGALRARLPSERGVSLLSLAAANEANAPFRVDVGLRQDEAGVHCAVVLREAASGAALRAERWTIAPTDEAEVGHTATSAFAASIKSEIWRSLARARGDVAGPTDEPIELRLHRAAVLLARTPQSWLESEAELEKLRAEQPDDPQTALMWASHLYAKLVLDLASDPAELEPRIEALVFQALPHVRGNPMLALAAAKLLCFVSHGHLELAEALAEEAFAHSTAFASAFAVLGQLRLNRGRLREAIDYFDQGIELAEAGSEFQVFLMVLKCTTLLALDDRQACLAACETLYRTKPLTRAQMGLFLSSPDEVLPDDLRQILLGLDADLLRRLLAHFEYLFVRRVPDAAGRKNMFRGVLAQLARHRPLDGLPPQVSAYL from the coding sequence ATGCGGTTTGGCAATTTGTTGTTCGATCCGAAGTTCCGCTACGCCAGCCGTTCCGATGGCAAGACAATCCAATTCACCCCGGTCGAGACCGCCGCGCTGGCGCTGTTGACCGAGCACGTGGGCCAGATCCTGCCGCGCCAGCGCCTGTTGGACGCGACCCAGCGCGGCGAGGCCGAGGCGCTCGAGCGCAGCGTCGACCTGCTCATCAACCGCCTGCGCGGCAAGCTCGGCGATTCGGCCCGCGCGCCGCGCTTCATCGCCACCAGCTACGGCGAAGGCTACAGCTGGATCGCCGCGCCCGAGGCGGGGCCGGGCGGCGACGTCTATGTCGCCATCGGCCCGGCGGCCGGACCCGAGGCGTTGCGCGCCGAGCCGCGGGTGCGGGCCTTCCTGACCGACCTGGCCGGCGCTCTGCGGGCGCGGCTGCCGAGCGAGCGCGGCGTCAGCCTGTTGTCGCTGGCCGCGGCGAACGAGGCCAACGCGCCGTTCCGCGTCGACGTCGGGCTGCGCCAGGACGAGGCGGGCGTGCATTGCGCGGTGGTGCTGCGCGAGGCCGCCAGCGGCGCCGCGCTGCGCGCCGAGCGCTGGACCATCGCGCCCACGGACGAGGCCGAGGTCGGCCACACCGCCACCTCCGCGTTCGCCGCCTCGATCAAGAGCGAGATCTGGCGCAGCCTGGCGCGCGCCCGCGGCGATGTGGCCGGGCCCACCGACGAGCCGATCGAGCTGCGCCTGCATCGCGCCGCCGTGCTGCTGGCGCGCACGCCGCAAAGCTGGCTGGAGTCGGAGGCCGAGCTGGAAAAGCTGCGCGCCGAGCAGCCGGACGATCCGCAGACCGCGCTGATGTGGGCCTCGCATCTCTACGCCAAGCTGGTGCTGGACCTGGCCAGCGATCCGGCCGAGCTGGAGCCGCGGATCGAGGCGCTGGTGTTCCAGGCCCTGCCGCACGTGCGGGGCAATCCGATGCTGGCGCTGGCCGCGGCCAAGCTGCTGTGCTTCGTCAGCCATGGGCATCTGGAACTGGCCGAGGCCCTAGCCGAAGAGGCCTTCGCCCACAGCACCGCGTTCGCGTCGGCCTTCGCGGTGCTGGGACAGCTGCGGCTGAACCGCGGCCGCCTGCGGGAGGCCATCGATTACTTCGACCAGGGCATCGAACTGGCCGAGGCCGGCTCCGAATTCCAGGTGTTCCTGATGGTGCTCAAGTGCACCACGCTGCTGGCGCTGGACGACCGCCAGGCCTGCCTGGCGGCCTGCGAGACGCTGTATCGGACCAAGCCGCTGACGCGGGCGCAGATGGGGCTGTTCCTGTCCTCGCCCGACGAGGTGCTGCCCGACGACCTGCGCCAGATCCTGCTGGGGCTGGACGCGGACCTGCTGCGCCGGCTGCTGGCGCACTTCGAATACCTGTTCGTGCGGCGGGTGCCGGACGCGGCCGGCAGGAAGAACATGTTCCGCGGCGTGCTGGCGCAGCTGGCGCGGCACCGGCCGCTCGACGGCCTGCCGCCGCAGGTGAGCGCCTACCTGTAG
- the ilvA gene encoding threonine ammonia-lyase, biosynthetic has product MEYLRQILTARVYDIARETELDPAQGLSRRLGNRVHLKREDNQPVFSFKVRGAYNKMRNTPQAALERGVITASAGNHAQGVAISAARLGVRATIVVPQTAPQVKVDAVRAFGGPTVQVVLAGDSYSDAYAYAQTLARDQDLAFIPAFDDPYVIAGQGTVGMEILRQHPGRLDAVFVPIGGGSLAAGVSVYMKAVDPSVKVIGVQTVDSCAMAQSIQVGERVSLAEVGLFSDGTAVKLVGEETFRLCRQYLDEVILVDTDAVCAAIKDVFLDTRSVLEPAGALALAGLKQYVEREGVSGQSLVAITSGANMNFDRMRFVADRAEVGEAREAVFAVTLPEERGSFRRFCAVMGARSVTEFNYRIADANTARIFVSVQIARRGEGADIMRGLEQEGFAVSDLSHNEVSKQHIRYMVGGRSPLAGGERLFRFEFPERPGALTKFLSAMAPNWNISLFHYRNQGADFSSVLVGIQAPLADDAALDRFLAQLGYAHWEETANEAYRQFLI; this is encoded by the coding sequence ATGGAATACCTGCGCCAGATCCTGACGGCGCGGGTCTACGACATCGCCCGCGAGACCGAACTGGACCCGGCCCAGGGCCTGTCGCGCCGGCTCGGCAACCGCGTGCACCTGAAGCGCGAGGACAACCAGCCGGTGTTCTCCTTCAAGGTGCGCGGCGCCTACAACAAGATGCGCAACACGCCGCAGGCGGCGCTCGAGCGGGGCGTCATCACCGCTTCCGCCGGCAACCACGCCCAGGGCGTGGCGATCTCGGCGGCGCGGCTCGGCGTGCGCGCCACCATCGTGGTGCCGCAGACCGCGCCGCAGGTCAAGGTGGACGCGGTGCGCGCCTTTGGCGGCCCGACGGTGCAGGTGGTGCTGGCGGGCGATTCCTACAGCGATGCCTATGCCTACGCGCAGACGCTGGCCCGCGACCAGGACCTGGCCTTCATCCCGGCCTTCGACGACCCTTACGTGATCGCCGGCCAGGGCACGGTGGGCATGGAGATCCTGCGCCAGCACCCGGGGCGGCTGGACGCAGTGTTCGTGCCGATCGGCGGCGGCAGCCTGGCGGCGGGCGTGTCGGTGTACATGAAGGCGGTGGATCCGTCGGTCAAGGTGATCGGGGTGCAGACGGTCGATTCCTGCGCCATGGCGCAGTCGATCCAGGTGGGCGAGCGGGTCAGCCTGGCCGAGGTCGGCCTGTTCTCGGACGGCACGGCGGTCAAGCTGGTGGGCGAGGAAACCTTCCGCCTGTGCCGCCAGTACCTGGACGAGGTCATCCTGGTGGATACCGACGCGGTCTGCGCGGCGATCAAGGATGTGTTCCTGGATACGCGCAGCGTGCTGGAGCCGGCGGGCGCGCTGGCGCTGGCCGGGCTCAAGCAGTATGTCGAGCGCGAGGGCGTGAGCGGCCAGTCGCTGGTGGCGATCACGTCGGGCGCCAACATGAATTTCGACCGCATGCGCTTCGTGGCGGACCGCGCCGAGGTGGGCGAGGCGCGCGAGGCGGTGTTCGCCGTGACGCTGCCCGAGGAACGCGGCAGCTTCCGCCGCTTCTGCGCCGTGATGGGCGCGCGCAGCGTGACCGAGTTCAACTACCGCATCGCCGACGCGAACACCGCCCGCATCTTCGTCAGCGTGCAGATCGCGCGCCGCGGCGAAGGCGCGGACATCATGCGCGGCCTGGAGCAGGAGGGCTTCGCGGTCAGCGACCTGAGCCACAACGAGGTCTCCAAGCAGCACATCCGCTACATGGTGGGCGGGCGCTCGCCGCTGGCGGGCGGCGAACGGCTGTTCCGTTTCGAATTCCCGGAGCGCCCGGGCGCGTTGACGAAGTTCCTGTCGGCGATGGCGCCAAACTGGAACATCAGCCTGTTCCACTACCGCAACCAGGGCGCGGACTTCAGCTCGGTGCTGGTGGGCATCCAGGCGCCGCTGGCGGACGACGCGGCGCTGGACCGCTTCCTGGCGCAGCTGGGCTACGCGCATTGGGAAGAGACGGCGAACGAGGCCTACCGCCAGTTCCTGATCTAG
- a CDS encoding ABC transporter ATP-binding protein: protein MASLEIRSLTAGYGSRPVLRDLRAAPLPEGTLTALLGPNGSGKSTLLKTLAGLNPMLGGDLRLDGADFAGLSPARRAEHAMYMPQALPKGVHMTVLESVLVAARSGRARQGGDALMREAMQVLAELGINHLASRYLDELSGGQKQLASLAQALVRRPRLLLLDEPLSALDLNYQFHVMDVLRRQTARHRLITLVVLHDLNIALRHADHALLLHGGALLAEGPPQQVVTPDTLRRAYGVLARVERCPQGQPQVHVDGLAQNGLTNGTLTPVAPATAQPGDRRPATA from the coding sequence ATGGCCTCGCTGGAGATCCGCTCGCTGACCGCCGGCTACGGCAGCCGTCCGGTGCTGCGCGACCTGCGGGCGGCGCCGCTGCCCGAAGGCACGCTGACGGCCCTGCTGGGGCCGAACGGCAGCGGCAAATCGACGCTGCTCAAGACCCTGGCGGGGCTCAATCCCATGCTCGGCGGCGACCTGCGGCTGGACGGCGCGGACTTCGCCGGCCTCTCGCCCGCCCGCCGCGCCGAGCATGCCATGTACATGCCCCAGGCCCTGCCCAAGGGCGTGCACATGACCGTGCTGGAATCGGTGCTGGTGGCGGCCCGCTCGGGCCGGGCGCGCCAGGGTGGCGACGCCTTGATGCGCGAGGCGATGCAGGTGCTGGCCGAACTCGGCATCAACCACCTTGCCAGCCGCTACCTGGACGAATTGTCCGGCGGCCAGAAGCAACTGGCCTCGCTGGCGCAGGCGCTGGTGCGGCGGCCGCGCCTGCTGCTGCTGGACGAGCCGCTGTCGGCGCTGGACCTGAACTATCAGTTCCACGTGATGGACGTGCTGCGCCGCCAGACCGCGCGCCATCGCCTCATCACGCTGGTGGTGCTGCACGACCTGAACATCGCGTTGCGCCACGCCGACCACGCCCTGCTGCTGCATGGCGGCGCCTTGCTGGCCGAAGGCCCGCCGCAGCAGGTGGTCACGCCCGACACGCTGCGCCGCGCCTACGGCGTGCTGGCGCGGGTCGAACGCTGTCCGCAAGGCCAGCCGCAGGTGCATGTGGATGGGTTGGCCCAGAATGGGCTGACGAACGGCACGCTCACGCCGGTCGCGCCCGCCACGGCGCAGCCCGGCGACCGGCGCCCCGCCACCGCCTAG
- the azu gene encoding azurin, with amino-acid sequence MQYRYPLALVALLATGAAHAADPACSIDVEGQPGKKFAPAHIVVPATCKDFTVRLIHTGKNSKEKAGHNWVLTKTEDIDAVMVDGIKAGAAHDFLAPGDARILAKTPMLGGGETATVTFPVSRLAAGQSYTFYCSFPAHAQHMRGTLALQP; translated from the coding sequence ATGCAATACCGTTACCCGCTCGCCCTCGTTGCCCTGCTGGCCACCGGCGCCGCTCACGCTGCCGATCCCGCCTGCAGCATCGACGTCGAAGGCCAGCCTGGCAAGAAGTTCGCGCCCGCCCACATCGTGGTGCCCGCGACCTGCAAGGACTTCACGGTGCGCCTCATCCACACCGGCAAGAACAGCAAGGAAAAGGCCGGCCACAACTGGGTGCTGACCAAGACCGAGGACATCGACGCGGTGATGGTCGACGGCATCAAGGCCGGTGCGGCGCACGACTTCCTGGCGCCTGGCGACGCTCGCATCCTGGCCAAGACGCCGATGCTCGGCGGCGGCGAAACCGCCACCGTCACGTTCCCGGTCAGCCGCCTGGCCGCGGGCCAGTCGTACACCTTCTATTGCTCGTTCCCCGCCCACGCCCAGCACATGCGTGGCACGCTGGCGCTGCAGCCCTGA
- a CDS encoding FecCD family ABC transporter permease, which translates to MQTSATALVADGAPDDPVARYHRTRRRRLALTLVLALAIAVSLLADIASGPAGLAPTDLLRTLLHPDLADAGTRVIVWQFRLPYALMALLVGVALGLGGAEMQTMLDNPLASPYTLGVSAAAAFGASLAITLDWHVPALPPGMVVSLSAFASTLVSVLILERVARWRGGSTLGVVLFGIALVYSFQALVMLLQFIASEEALQGIVFWTMGSLARATWTTVGVMAAALALALPFSLRDAWKLTAVRLGEERAASFGIDVKRLRLVSLLRVSALAALAVSFVGTIGFVGLVAPHIARLLLGEDHRYYLPGSALAGALILSLASVASKTVLPGALIPVGIVTSLVGIPFFLTIVIRALKRS; encoded by the coding sequence ATGCAGACTTCCGCCACCGCCCTCGTTGCCGACGGCGCCCCGGACGATCCCGTCGCCCGCTACCACCGCACCCGCCGGCGGCGGCTGGCGCTGACCCTGGTGCTGGCGCTGGCCATCGCCGTCAGCCTGCTGGCCGACATCGCCAGCGGGCCGGCCGGCCTGGCGCCGACCGACCTGCTGCGCACGCTGCTGCATCCCGACCTGGCCGATGCCGGCACCCGCGTCATCGTCTGGCAGTTCCGCCTGCCCTACGCCCTGATGGCGCTGCTGGTGGGCGTGGCCCTGGGCCTGGGCGGCGCCGAGATGCAGACCATGCTGGACAACCCGCTGGCCAGCCCCTATACGCTGGGCGTGTCGGCCGCGGCCGCGTTCGGCGCCTCCCTGGCCATCACGCTGGACTGGCACGTGCCGGCGCTGCCGCCCGGCATGGTGGTGTCGCTGTCGGCTTTCGCCAGCACCCTGGTGTCGGTCCTGATCCTGGAGCGCGTGGCGCGCTGGCGCGGCGGTTCGACGCTGGGCGTAGTGCTGTTCGGCATCGCGCTGGTGTATTCGTTCCAGGCGCTGGTCATGCTGCTGCAGTTCATCGCCAGCGAGGAAGCGCTGCAAGGCATCGTGTTCTGGACCATGGGCAGCCTGGCGCGCGCCACCTGGACCACCGTGGGCGTGATGGCCGCAGCGCTGGCGCTGGCGCTGCCGTTCTCGCTGCGCGACGCCTGGAAACTCACCGCCGTGCGCCTGGGCGAGGAACGCGCCGCCAGTTTCGGCATCGACGTCAAACGCCTGCGCCTGGTCAGCCTGCTGCGGGTCAGCGCGCTGGCGGCGCTGGCGGTGTCGTTCGTCGGCACCATCGGCTTCGTCGGCCTGGTGGCGCCGCACATCGCCCGCCTGCTGCTGGGCGAGGACCATCGCTACTACCTGCCCGGCAGCGCGCTGGCCGGCGCCCTGATCCTGTCGCTGGCCTCGGTCGCTTCCAAGACCGTGCTGCCGGGGGCCCTGATCCCGGTCGGCATCGTGACCTCGCTGGTCGGCATTCCCTTCTTTCTCACCATCGTCATCCGCGCCCTCAAGCGCAGCTGA
- a CDS encoding ABC transporter substrate-binding protein, whose product MRLKNMFRAALAATALLCALPGAQARQVTDLAGRVVTVPDHPQRVLLGEGRFVFAMALLDRADPVARVVGWQGELKQQDPYSWQQLIKRFPKAAEVPLIGTTSEASVSPEKIVSLKPDVAIFSLSGHGPGRNNPMIASLQQAGIPVVFIDFRQHPVQNTVPSLRILGQALDRPEQAERYIAFYESHLAKVRELVQPVPQAERPRVFVEMLAGVWPACCHTTGNGSFGELLEAAGGVNVAAPVLPGAIGDVSMEFLLKAQPQVYIATGSRSDPGRPGLLVGPGAAADVSAASLSTLLQRDGIRDLDAVKRGRAFGIWHAFYNSPYNVAAIEAMAKWLYPERAAALDPDATMATLYRDFLDVDGAGTYWTAPTAR is encoded by the coding sequence ATGCGTTTGAAAAACATGTTCCGCGCGGCGCTGGCCGCCACCGCCCTGCTCTGCGCCCTGCCCGGCGCCCAGGCCCGTCAGGTGACCGACCTGGCCGGCCGCGTCGTCACCGTGCCCGATCATCCGCAGCGGGTGCTGCTGGGCGAAGGCCGCTTCGTCTTCGCCATGGCGTTGCTGGACCGCGCCGACCCGGTGGCGCGCGTGGTCGGCTGGCAGGGCGAGCTCAAGCAGCAGGACCCCTATTCCTGGCAGCAGCTGATCAAGCGCTTTCCCAAGGCGGCCGAGGTGCCGCTGATCGGCACCACCTCGGAAGCCAGCGTCAGCCCGGAGAAGATCGTCTCGCTCAAGCCGGACGTCGCCATCTTCAGCCTCAGCGGACATGGTCCCGGCCGCAACAACCCGATGATCGCCTCGCTGCAGCAGGCCGGCATCCCGGTCGTGTTCATCGACTTCCGCCAGCATCCGGTGCAGAACACCGTGCCCAGCCTGCGCATCCTGGGCCAGGCGCTCGACCGCCCGGAACAGGCCGAGCGCTACATCGCGTTCTATGAATCGCACCTGGCCAAGGTCCGCGAACTGGTGCAACCCGTGCCGCAGGCCGAGCGTCCGCGCGTGTTCGTGGAAATGCTGGCCGGCGTCTGGCCCGCCTGCTGCCACACCACCGGCAACGGCAGCTTCGGCGAGCTGCTGGAAGCCGCCGGCGGCGTCAACGTGGCCGCCCCGGTGCTGCCGGGCGCGATCGGCGACGTCAGCATGGAATTCCTGCTGAAGGCCCAGCCGCAGGTCTACATCGCCACCGGCAGCCGTTCCGACCCCGGCCGCCCCGGCCTGCTGGTCGGCCCCGGCGCCGCCGCCGACGTGTCCGCCGCCAGCCTCTCGACCCTGCTGCAACGCGACGGCATCCGCGACCTGGACGCGGTCAAGCGCGGCCGCGCCTTCGGCATCTGGCACGCGTTCTACAACTCGCCCTACAACGTCGCGGCGATCGAAGCCATGGCCAAGTGGCTGTACCCCGAACGCGCCGCCGCGCTGGACCCGGACGCCACGATGGCCACGCTGTACCGCGACTTCCTCGACGTGGACGGCGCCGGCACCTATTGGACCGCGCCCACTGCCCGTTGA
- a CDS encoding response regulator transcription factor, which yields MRVLVIEDDPDILANITHHLTRRGYIVDCAEDGLRGYAMAAEGGFDLIVLDLMLPRLDGYDLCRRLRTEAGCDTPVIMVTARDTLDNRLTGFDAGADDYLVKPFALAELAARAKALLHRASGAGASRVLRVGDLTLDTGTLALERAGQPLRLPPSPLQLLMLLMRASPAVVHRGRLEEALWRDSPPDSDSLRTHIHQIRHVVDKPFATPLLHTVHGIGYQLRAVDDA from the coding sequence ATGCGCGTTCTTGTCATCGAAGACGACCCCGATATCCTCGCGAACATCACGCATCACCTGACGCGCCGCGGCTACATCGTCGATTGCGCCGAGGACGGCTTGCGTGGCTACGCCATGGCGGCCGAGGGCGGTTTCGACCTGATCGTGCTCGACCTGATGCTGCCGCGGCTGGACGGCTACGACCTGTGCCGCCGGCTGCGCACCGAGGCCGGCTGCGATACGCCGGTCATCATGGTGACGGCGCGCGACACGCTGGACAACCGGCTGACGGGATTCGACGCCGGCGCCGATGATTACCTGGTCAAGCCCTTCGCCCTGGCCGAGCTGGCGGCGCGCGCCAAGGCGCTGCTGCACCGCGCCAGCGGGGCCGGCGCGTCGCGGGTGCTGCGGGTGGGCGACCTGACGCTGGACACCGGCACCCTGGCGCTGGAGCGGGCCGGACAGCCGCTGCGGCTGCCGCCGTCGCCGCTGCAATTGCTGATGCTGCTGATGCGCGCCAGCCCCGCGGTGGTGCACCGCGGCCGGCTGGAAGAGGCGTTGTGGCGCGATTCGCCGCCGGACAGCGACAGCCTGCGCACCCATATCCACCAGATCCGTCACGTGGTGGACAAGCCGTTCGCCACGCCGCTGCTGCATACCGTGCACGGCATCGGCTACCAGTTGCGGGCCGTCGACGATGCGTAG
- a CDS encoding sensor histidine kinase, protein MRSARRGLARYLVRTYLLLALLVGGVLTWVSIWSVNTLEVHLQRIDMGMAVERVRSDFLAGIDPGRPHRFFHGEPGSAAFPQGLRGLAPGFHKIEREGRVWHVMVDDKDGQRYMLLRDYTEYERNQSTSHWTVVSGLAGGLVLAFVLGTLATRRMLRPLARLAAQVTARGAQPPQTRLAADYPPDEIGRLADAFDATYNQLEQALRREQLFTADVGHELRTPLMVISSSCELLLEEPGLDADGSARVRRIAAAVTDMGERLDTYLMLARGRDAGDQFARESAGGAAREQLAAWSAMAQRRGMSLVLDAPAQASAADPDDAPAGAAQADPPRFPAPLLRALLSNLIRNSLQYAGPGARVTISAGPHYLQVADDGPGIPLERQEAVFSPFVRGTQADAGNLGLGLSLVQRICEHQGWRVSLRSAPGQGSVFRVDLRTTARP, encoded by the coding sequence ATGCGTAGCGCGCGGCGCGGGCTGGCGCGCTATCTGGTGCGCACCTACCTGCTGCTGGCGCTGCTGGTCGGCGGCGTGCTGACCTGGGTCTCGATCTGGAGCGTGAACACGCTCGAAGTCCATCTGCAGCGCATCGACATGGGCATGGCGGTCGAGCGCGTGCGCAGCGACTTCCTGGCAGGCATCGATCCGGGCCGGCCGCACCGGTTCTTCCATGGCGAGCCGGGCAGCGCGGCGTTTCCGCAAGGGCTGCGCGGCCTGGCGCCGGGGTTCCACAAGATCGAGCGCGAGGGCCGCGTCTGGCACGTGATGGTCGACGACAAGGACGGCCAGCGCTACATGCTGCTGCGCGACTACACCGAGTACGAACGCAACCAGTCCACCTCGCACTGGACCGTGGTCAGCGGCCTGGCCGGCGGCCTGGTGCTGGCGTTCGTGCTGGGCACCCTGGCGACGCGGCGCATGTTGCGGCCGCTGGCGCGGCTGGCGGCGCAGGTCACGGCGCGCGGCGCGCAGCCGCCCCAGACCCGCCTGGCCGCGGACTATCCGCCGGACGAGATCGGCCGGCTGGCGGACGCCTTCGACGCCACCTACAACCAGCTCGAACAGGCCCTGCGACGCGAGCAACTGTTCACCGCCGACGTCGGCCATGAGCTGCGCACGCCGCTGATGGTGATCTCCAGCTCCTGCGAGCTGCTGCTGGAGGAACCCGGCCTGGACGCCGACGGCAGCGCCCGCGTGCGGCGCATCGCGGCCGCGGTGACCGACATGGGTGAACGGCTCGATACCTACCTGATGCTGGCGCGCGGCCGTGATGCCGGCGACCAGTTCGCGCGCGAAAGCGCCGGCGGCGCGGCGCGTGAACAATTGGCGGCCTGGAGCGCGATGGCGCAGCGGCGCGGCATGTCGCTGGTGCTCGATGCGCCGGCGCAGGCGAGCGCGGCGGACCCGGACGACGCTCCGGCTGGCGCCGCGCAGGCCGACCCGCCGCGTTTTCCCGCGCCCTTGCTGCGCGCGCTGCTGTCCAACCTGATCCGCAACTCGCTGCAATACGCCGGTCCGGGCGCGCGGGTCACGATCAGCGCCGGCCCCCACTACCTGCAGGTGGCCGACGACGGCCCCGGCATCCCGCTGGAACGGCAGGAAGCCGTCTTCAGCCCGTTCGTGCGCGGCACGCAGGCCGATGCCGGCAACCTGGGGCTGGGCCTGTCCCTGGTGCAGCGCATCTGCGAGCACCAGGGCTGGCGCGTGTCGCTGCGCTCCGCGCCAGGGCAGGGCAGCGTGTTCCGGGTGGACCTCAGAACGACAGCTCGGCCGTGA